The following are from one region of the Candidatus Brocadiaceae bacterium genome:
- a CDS encoding PaaI family thioesterase: protein MPLLTKPDQQELERNRLRAHPRCVVCTRAHQNGLGVRFSLRDDGAVEGRFDCKVNCQGYCDILHGGVAAALLDGAMTNCLFAHGVTAVTAEMAIRYHAPIRVGHELTARARMSDARRSLYSVQAELLQEGEVRATATATFMERPQDTA, encoded by the coding sequence ATGCCTCTGCTGACCAAGCCGGACCAACAGGAACTCGAGCGGAACCGCCTCCGGGCGCACCCCCGCTGCGTTGTATGCACACGCGCTCACCAGAATGGGCTCGGCGTGCGGTTCAGCCTCCGGGACGATGGCGCGGTGGAAGGCCGGTTCGACTGCAAGGTGAACTGCCAGGGCTACTGCGACATCCTGCACGGCGGGGTTGCGGCAGCCCTGCTGGACGGCGCAATGACGAACTGCCTGTTCGCCCACGGCGTCACCGCCGTCACGGCCGAGATGGCCATCCGCTACCACGCCCCGATCCGGGTCGGCCACGAGCTGACAGCCCGCGCGCGCATGTCCGACGCACGCAGGTCGCTCTACAGCGTTCAGGCGGAACTGCTCCAGGAGGGAGAGGTCCGGGCCACGGCCACCGCCACGTTCATGGAGCGCCCTCAGGACACCGCCTGA